From one Eptesicus fuscus isolate TK198812 chromosome 21, DD_ASM_mEF_20220401, whole genome shotgun sequence genomic stretch:
- the LOC129147742 gene encoding zinc finger protein 420-like, whose product MAAPALRSFAEVLCDHQRVHTGEKPYKCCDCGKSFTWSSDFRRHQRIHTGENPYKCSECGKSFITTTKLRDHQRVHTGEKPYKCCDCGKSFTWSSDLRRHQRVHTGENPYKCSDCGKSFSRSTRLKYHQRVHTGEKPYQCSECGKCFTCSANLHSHQRVHTTEKPYKCSECGKSFTWMASLRSHQRVHIGEQPYKCSECGKSFITTTKLRYHQRVHTGEKPYKCSECGKSFTTNTNLRKHQRFHTGEKPYKCSDCGMSFTWSSDLCRHQKVHTGEKLYQCSECGKCFTCSTSLHTHQRVHTGEKPYKCSVCGKSFTWSSTLRTHQRVHIGEQPYKCSECGKSFITTTQLHDHERVHTGEKPYKCSECGKSFTTNTNLRKHQRFHTGEKPYTCSDCGMSFTWSTGLRRHQKVHTGEKPYQCSECGKCFTCSTSLHTHQRVHTGEQPVKCSECGKSFPSSNSLQYHQRAHNGESRYKCN is encoded by the exons ATGGCGGCGCCCGCGCTGAGGAGCTTCGCTGAG GTACTTTGtgatcatcagagagttcatacgggagaaaagccttataaatgctgTGACTGTGGAAAGTCTTTTACCTGGAGCAGTGATTTTCGtcgtcatcagagaattcatacaggGGAAAatccttataaatgcagtgaatgtgggaaatcttttatcacTACCACTAAACTTCGtgatcatcagagagttcatacaggagaaaagccttataaatgctgTGACTGTGGAAAGTCTTTTACCTGGAGCAGTGATCTTCgtcgtcatcagagagttcatacagggGAAAatccttataaatgcagtgactgTGGAAAGTCTTTTTCAAGAAGCACTCGTCTcaaatatcatcagagagttcacacaggagaaaagccttatcaatgcagtgaatgtgggaaatgtttTACCTGTAGTGCTAACCTTCATAGTCATCAGCGAGTTCACACTacagagaagccttataaatgcagtgaatgtgggaaatcttttacctggATGGCTAGCCTTCgtagtcatcagagagttcacattGGAGAacagccttataaatgcagtgaatgtgggaaatcttttatcacTACCACTAAACTTcgttatcatcagagagttcatacgggagaaaagccttataaatgcagtgaatgtgggaaatcttttaccactaaCACCAATCTTCGTAAGCATCAGAGatttcatacaggagaaaagccttataaatgcagtgactgTGGAATGTCTTTTACCTGGAGCAGTGATCTTTGTCGTCATCAGAaagttcatacaggagaaaagctttatcaatgcagtgaatgtgggaaatgtttTACCTGTAGTACTAGCCTTCATactcatcagagagttcacactggagaaaagccttataaatgcagtgtatgtgggaaatcttttacctggAGCTCTACCCTTCGTactcatcagagagttcacattGGAGAacagccttataaatgcagtgaatgtgggaaatcttttatcacTACCACTCAACTTCATGATCATGAGAGAGTTCATacgggagaaaagccttataaatgcagtgaatgtgggaaatcttttaccactaaCACCAATCTTCGTAAGCATCAGAGatttcacacaggagaaaagccttatacaTGCAGTGATTGTGGAATGTCTTTTACCTGGAGCACTGGTCTTCGTCGTCATCAGaaagttcacacaggagaaaagccttatcaatgcagtgaatgtgggaaatgtttTACCTGTAGTACTAGCCTTCATactcatcagagagttcacactggagaacaGCCTgttaaatgcagtgaatgtgggaaatcttttccaAGTAGCAACAGTCTTCAGTATCATCAGAGAGCTCACAATGGAGAAAGCCGTTACAAGTGCAATTAA
- the LOC129147743 gene encoding zinc finger protein 501-like, producing MAAPAQSNFSERSHTGERPYQCLEYGEAFSSGNSLGDQQALHSAERPYESSGCGKTFTSSCALHYDQRVYTGQRPYEYNECGISFNNSSNLHCHQRVHTGEKPYKCSECGKCYTSSTDLQYHQRVHSGERPYECSECGKSFNTQSQLHNHQRVHTGEKPYKCGDCGKSFIHRPSLHDHQRLHTGEKPYKCNECGKSFTYRSGLRCHQRVHSGEKPYKCSECGKSFARIYGLQYHQRIHTGEKPYKCSECEMSFTSGSGLQSHQRVHSGERPYECNECGKSFKTKPQLYHHQRLHTGEKPYKCSECGKSFTRTRGLRKHQRLHTAEKPYECNECGKSFNTHSQLHNHQRVHTGEKP from the exons ATGGCGGCGCCCGCTCAGTCAAACTTCTCTGAG CGAAgtcacactggagaaagaccTTATCAGTGCCTTGAATATGGGGAAGCTTTTAGCAGTGGTAACAGCCTAGGTGATCAGCAAGCTTTGCACAGTGCAGAACGGCCTTATGAGAGCAGTGGGTGTGGAAAAACTTTTACCAGTAGCTGTGCCCTCCATTATGATCAGAGAGTGTACACCGGACAAAGGCCTTATGAGTACAATGAGTGTGGGATATCTTTTAACAATAGCAGCAACCTTcattgtcatcagagagttcatactggagaaaagccttataaatgtagtgaatgtggaaagtgTTATACAAGTAGCACTGatctccaatatcatcagagagtgcactctggagaaaggccttatgagtgcagtgaatgtggaaagtcttTTAACACTCAATCTCAACTTcataatcatcagagagttcatacaggagaaaagccttataaatgcggtgactgtgggaaatcttttatacATAGGCCTTCCCTTCATGATCATCAGAGACTTCATACAggtgaaaagccttataaatgcaatgaatgtgggaaatcttttacctacAGGTCTGGCCTTCgttgtcatcagagagttcattcaggagaaaagccttataaatgcagtgaatgtgggaaatcttttgcaAGGATATAtggtctccaatatcatcagagaattcacactggagaaaagccttataaatgtagtgaatgtgaaATGTCTTTTACAAGTGGCTCAGGTCTCCAATCTCATCAGAGAGTGCActctggagaaaggccttatgagtgcaatgaatgtggaaaatcttttaaaactaaGCCTCAACTTTATCATCATCAGAGacttcatacaggagaaaagccttataaatgcagtgaatgtgggaaatcttttacacGTACTCGTGGCCTTCGTAAGCATCAGAGACTTCATACAGCTGAAAA gccttatgagtgcaatgaatgtggaaaatcttttaacaCTCATTCTCAACTTcataatcatcagagagttcatacaggagaaaagcct